A region of Lycium barbarum isolate Lr01 chromosome 1, ASM1917538v2, whole genome shotgun sequence DNA encodes the following proteins:
- the LOC132614188 gene encoding uncharacterized mitochondrial protein AtMg00810-like — protein sequence MELPPGLSVHVSSVPLVCKLQKSLYGLRQASRQWYFLGIEVLCSPNGVLLHQSKFVGDLLKKFQPEVCSPVIFPLELNEKLKSGVGDPLPKPDVYRSLDLSHFMQHPFVPHMRAAIHLLRYLRGTSGLGLFFNNSADLSLKVYCGSDWASCPDSKRSITCFCVLFGGSFDQLEG from the exons ATGGAGCTTCCACCTGGACTTTCTGTTCATGTTTCCTCTGTCCCTTTGGTTTGTAAACTTCAGAAATCCCTGTATGGTTTAAGGCAAGCTTCTAGGCAGTG GTATTTTCTTGGAATTGAAGTTTTGTGTTCTCCTAATGGGGTTTTGCTTCACCAAAGTAAGTTTGTCGGTGATTTACTCAAAAAGTTTCAGCCTGAGGTTTGTTCTCCTGTAATTTTCCCACTTGAgttgaatgaaaagttgaaatCTGGTGTTGGGGATCCTTTGCCCAAGCCTGATGTGTATAGAAGTTTG GATCTCAGCCACTTCATGCAACATCCTTTTGTCCCTCATATGAGAGCTGCAATTCATCTGCTCAGATATTTAAGGGGCACTTCTGGTCTTGGTTTGTTCTTTAATAATTCTGCTGATCTTTCCCTTAAAGTCTACTGTGGTAGTGATTGGGCATCTTGCCCTGACAGTAAGAGGTCCATTACCTGCTTCTGTGTGTTGTTTGGTGGTAGTTTTGATCAGTTGGAAGGCTAA
- the LOC132601781 gene encoding PLAT domain-containing protein 3-like: MGVAQVIKFWFHLMIILVSISISSISGAETNCIYTAYVRTGSFDEDSTDSKITLTLYDASGHGIRINNLVAWGGLMGQGYNYFERDNLDMFSGSGPCLTGSICKMVLTSDGKGRSHGWYCNYVEVTSTGDHKQCSQQLFNVDQWLSTDRSPYQLTATRNNCKCMSDEQQSVVDVI, translated from the exons ATGGGAGTAGCACAAGTTATTAAGTTTTGGTTCCATCTGATGATCATCCTCGTCTCCATCTCCATTTCTTCTATTTCGGGAGCT GAAACAAACTGCATATACACAGCTTATGTCAGGACTGGATCATTCGACGAGGATTCAACTGACTCAAAAATAACCTTAACTCTCTATGATGCCAGTGgccatggaattagaatcaacaACTTAGTTGCTTGGGGTGGGCTTATGGGCCAAGGTTACAACTACTTTGAAAGGGATAACTTAGATATGTTCAGTGGCAGTGGCCCATGTTTAACTGGGTCAATCTGCAAAATGGTCTTAACTTCTGATGGTAAAGGTCGAAGCCATGGATGGTATTGTAACTACGTTGAAGTTACCTCTACAGGTGACCATAAACAATGTAGCCAACAATTGTTCAATGTGGATCAATGGCTTAGCACTGATCGTTCGCCGTATCAGTTGACGGCTACTAGGAACAACTGTAAATGTATGTCCGATGAGCAACAGTCTGTTGTTGATGTAATTTGA
- the LOC132637829 gene encoding uncharacterized protein LOC132637829, whose amino-acid sequence MGLNGTYIQVRSNIFMMKPLPSISIVYGILLADEKQRHLSSTSHLSTNSSSFHARTSKQQYYPPKVNFDPHKSSLYYKCCKRSLHVMEKCHRLHDYPSNFKFTKNVPHTKTVAHVELENLSSHDISILDTGLNYNIGANNNISESQPHMIPYHSNFSLQAPIPDLSMEQSCQLIFLLQRSQMTDSPSNQPASHLMASANFAGPFTEEASGSW is encoded by the exons TCCATTAGTATTGTATATGGTATTCTTCTGGCTGATGAAAAGCAAAGGCATCTATCATCCACTTCTCATTTGTCTACCAATTCATCCTCTTTCCATGCTAGGACATCCAAGCAACAATATTATCCTCCCAAAGTTAACTTTGACCCTCATAAATCATCTCTCTACTATAAATGTTGTAAAAGATCATTGCATGTCATGGAAAAATGTCATAGACTACATGATTATCCATCCAACTTCAAGTTCACCAAAAATGTTCCACATACAAAAACTGTTGCTCATGTTGAGCTTGAAAATCTTAGTTCTCATGATATATCAATTTTGGATACTGGTCTAAATTACAACATAGGTGCTAACAACAATATTTCTGAGTCTCAACCACATATGATTCCTTATCATTCAAACTTCTCTCTTCAAGCTCCAATTCCTGATCTGAGCATGGAACAATCTTGTCAACTAATCTTTTTGTTGCAAAGGAGTCAAATGACTGATTCTCCTTCAAACCAACCTGCTTCACACCTCATGGCTTCAGCCAATTTTGCTG GGCCCTTCACTGAAGAAGCCAGTGGCTCTTGGTAA